In Streptomyces sp. TLI_146, the genomic stretch CAGGATGATCGGGTTCAGCACGATGATGTAGGCCATCGCGAAGAAGGTGGCGAAGCCGCCGCGGACCTCCCGGGCGAGGGTGGAGCCCCGCTCGGAGATCTTGAAGTAACGGTCCAGTGCGTTGACCGGCGGCTTCGGGGCCGGCGGTGCGTCGACCTTGGCGGTGGCCGAGGGGGACATGCGGAACCTCAGTCGTGAGACGGGGCGGGGGGGCAAGGAAATGCGGAAACACGGAAATGCGGCCTCAACCCGAACTTCTTTGGACGTTTCAACGAACAAAACGAGTCAGCCGTAAGCCGTTTCAGTATGAATACATAAGGCAAAGATCGCTATCTCCGCGCGTAGACCCAAGGGGCGCCTGGGCCGCGAGCGGCCCGATGGGGGCCCCGGACCCCTCCCCCTACACTGATCGCATGGCGAAGTGGACACCCAAGCACGAGGCGCCGGAGCCCCTGGAAGGGCCCGTCGTCGCCACCATCACCGGCGGCACGATCCTCTGGTTCGTCCTCTTCCTCGTCCAGCTGCCGTTCTACGGCTGGTTCGACGACCACGGACACCTGTGGTGGGTGTGGACCTGCCTGGCCGGCGCCGGTCTCGGCCTGATCGGCATCTGGTACGTACGGGGGCGCGACGCGGCCCTGAAGCGGCACGCGGCGGAGCGGGAAGCGCTCGACAACCGGTAGGAGACGTTCCCTCGCGGCATACCGCCGCAGGACCATTCGCCTCCTCCCCTGGTCGGATGTTCGACCTTCCCGGCAGGTGAAGCGGGAATTCCCCCCGTACCGTCGAAATCATGACGCAGCGCGCCAATATCGACGCCGGGGCGGAACTCGACCCCGTCCACCCCGTGCCGCCGCCCGTGGCGTCCGGCCGGGCCACCGGTCTGACCGCCGCCGAAGTCGCCGAACGCGTCGCCCGGGGCGAGGTCAACGACGTACCGGTGCGCAGCAGCCGCTCCACCGCCGAGATCGTCCGCGCCAACGTCTTCACCCGCTTCAACGCGATCATCGGCGTCCTGTGGCTGATCATGCTCTTCGTGGCGCCGCTCCAGGACAGCCTCTTCGGCTTCGTGATCATCGCCAACACGGGCATCGGCATCATCCAGGAGCTGCGCGCCAAGAAGACCCTGGACGGGCTCGCGGTCATCGGCGAGGCCAAACCGACGGTCCGGCGCGACGGGGTCGCCGCCGAGATCTCCACGTCCGAGATCGTCCTCGGGGACCTGGTGGAGCTCGGCCCCGGCGACAAGGTGGTGGTCGACGGCGAGGTGGTCGAGACGGACGGCCTCGAAGTGGACGAATCGCTGCTCACCGGTGAGGCCGACCCCGTACTGAAGAAGCCCGGCGAGCGGATGATGTCCGGGTCGTTCGTGGTCGCGGGCGGCGGCGCCTTCACCGCGACGAAGGTGGGGCGCGAGGCGTACGCGGCGCAGCTCGCGGAGGAGGCCAGCCGCTTCACACTGGTCCACTCCGAGCTGCGCTCGGGCATCTCGATGATCCTCAAGTACGTGACGTGGCTGATGGTCCCGACCTCGATAGGCCTGGTGATCAGCCAACTCGTGGTGAAGGACGACAACTTCAAGCAGTCGGTGGCGTACACGGTGGGCGGAATCGTCCCGATGATTCCCGAGGGTCTGGTCCTCCTGACCTCGGTGGCGTTCGCGATCGGGGTGATCCGGCTCGGCCGCAAGCAGTGCCTGGTGCAGGAGCTCCCGGCGATCGAGGGCCTCGCGCGCGTGGACGTCGTCTGCCTCGACAAGACGGGCACGCTCACCGAGGGCGGCATGGACGTCACCGAGCTGCGGCCGCTGGGGGGCGCGGACGAGGCGTACGTACGGAAGGTGCTCGGCGCCCTCGGCGAGTCCGACCCGCGTCCCAACGCGTCGCTCCAGGCGATCATCGACGCGTATCCGGACAGCGAGGAGTGGCGGTGCAGGGAGTCGCTGCCGTTCTCGTCGGCGCGCAAGTACAGCGGCGCCGCCTTCAGCGAGGGGGACGGGGAGAACTCGACGTGGCTGCTCGGTGCGCCGGACGTACTCCTGCCGCCCGGCGACCCGTCCCTCGCGGAGATCGACGGGCTGAACGAGCAGGGGCTGCGGGTCCTGCTGCTCGCCCGGACGCGGCGCGAGCTGGACGACCCGAAGGTGGCGGCGGACGCGCGGGCGACGGCGCTGGTCGTCCTCGAACAGCGGCTGCGCCCCGACGCGGGCGACACCCTGCGCTACTTCGAGGAGCAGAACGTCCACGCGAAGGTCATCTCCGGTGACAACGCGGTGTCGGTGGGCGCGGTGGCGGGGAAGCTGGGCCTGCCGGGCGCGGAGAACACGGTGGACGCGCGGCAGTTGCCGGCGGACCGGGCGGAGATGGCGACGGTCCTCGACTCCCACGCCGTCTTCGGCCGCGTGACGCCCCAGCAGAAGCGGGACATGGTGGCGGCGCTCCAGTCGCGCGGGCACACGGTGGCGATGACCGGGGACGGCGTCAACGACGTCCTGGCGCTGAAGGACGCGGACATCGGCGTCTCGATGGGGTCGGGCTCGGAGGCGACGCGGGCGGTCGCGCAGATCGTCCTGCTCAACAACAGCTTCGCGACGCTGCCGTCGGTGGTGGCGGAGGGCCGCCGGGTGATCGGCAACATCACGCGGGTGGCGACGCTGTTCCTGGTGAAGACGGTCTACTCGGTGCTGCTCGCCCTGCTGGTGGTCTGCACGCAGGTGGAATACCTGTTCCTGCCGCGCCACTTGACCCTGCTGTCCACGCTGACGATCGGCATCCCGGCGTTCTTCCTGGCCCTGGCGCCCAACACGGAACGGGCGAAGCCGCACTTCGTACGGCGGGTGATGCGCTATGCGATACCCGGCGGGGTGATCGCGGCGGTGACGACGTTCGCGACGTACCTGCTGGCGCGGCACTACTACGTGGGCGACGGCGCGCGCGAGGCCGAGACGAGTGCCGCCACCCTGACGCTGTTCCTGGTCTCGATGTGGGTCCTGGCGATCATCGCCCGCCCGTACACGTGGTGGCGCATCTGCCTGGTCCTGTCGATGGCCGCGGCCTTCCTCCTGGTCCTGGCGGTCCCGTGGCTCCAGACCTTCTTCGCGCTGAAGCTGGTGGGGACGACGTTGCCGTGGGCGGCGGTGGGGATCGCGGTGGCGGGGTCGGTTCTGCTGGAGCTCGCGTGGAGGTGGGTGGACCGCCGGGTCCCGGCGTAGTTT encodes the following:
- a CDS encoding DUF2530 domain-containing protein is translated as MAKWTPKHEAPEPLEGPVVATITGGTILWFVLFLVQLPFYGWFDDHGHLWWVWTCLAGAGLGLIGIWYVRGRDAALKRHAAEREALDNR
- a CDS encoding HAD-IC family P-type ATPase, which gives rise to MTQRANIDAGAELDPVHPVPPPVASGRATGLTAAEVAERVARGEVNDVPVRSSRSTAEIVRANVFTRFNAIIGVLWLIMLFVAPLQDSLFGFVIIANTGIGIIQELRAKKTLDGLAVIGEAKPTVRRDGVAAEISTSEIVLGDLVELGPGDKVVVDGEVVETDGLEVDESLLTGEADPVLKKPGERMMSGSFVVAGGGAFTATKVGREAYAAQLAEEASRFTLVHSELRSGISMILKYVTWLMVPTSIGLVISQLVVKDDNFKQSVAYTVGGIVPMIPEGLVLLTSVAFAIGVIRLGRKQCLVQELPAIEGLARVDVVCLDKTGTLTEGGMDVTELRPLGGADEAYVRKVLGALGESDPRPNASLQAIIDAYPDSEEWRCRESLPFSSARKYSGAAFSEGDGENSTWLLGAPDVLLPPGDPSLAEIDGLNEQGLRVLLLARTRRELDDPKVAADARATALVVLEQRLRPDAGDTLRYFEEQNVHAKVISGDNAVSVGAVAGKLGLPGAENTVDARQLPADRAEMATVLDSHAVFGRVTPQQKRDMVAALQSRGHTVAMTGDGVNDVLALKDADIGVSMGSGSEATRAVAQIVLLNNSFATLPSVVAEGRRVIGNITRVATLFLVKTVYSVLLALLVVCTQVEYLFLPRHLTLLSTLTIGIPAFFLALAPNTERAKPHFVRRVMRYAIPGGVIAAVTTFATYLLARHYYVGDGAREAETSAATLTLFLVSMWVLAIIARPYTWWRICLVLSMAAAFLLVLAVPWLQTFFALKLVGTTLPWAAVGIAVAGSVLLELAWRWVDRRVPA